A genomic window from Maridesulfovibrio sp. includes:
- a CDS encoding DUF6573 family protein: MHGLDDSLFNVIFSYTRKQAIEDGNLIDVTEQAKETGFKVPVAVSLNLYERYITPPKGLEGEGQSVTGRLHDLFSMCLLAMQDKLDQSRISFQVLFLTKSQPRTLEEVEVVCQCGPEVVPPFLGGLKSRGYAG, translated from the coding sequence ATGCACGGACTTGACGATTCACTGTTCAATGTAATTTTTTCATATACCCGGAAGCAGGCAATCGAAGACGGAAATCTAATTGATGTGACCGAACAGGCGAAGGAAACCGGATTCAAGGTTCCAGTGGCTGTTTCGCTGAACTTGTATGAACGCTACATCACTCCACCTAAAGGACTTGAAGGCGAAGGGCAGAGCGTTACTGGTCGACTCCATGACCTGTTTAGCATGTGTTTGTTAGCGATGCAGGATAAACTGGACCAGAGCAGGATCAGTTTTCAGGTATTGTTTTTAACCAAGTCACAGCCGAGGACCCTTGAAGAAGTAGAAGTGGTCTGCCAGTGCGGGCCTGAGGTAGTCCCCCCATTCTTAGGGGGCCTGAAAAGTAGAGGCTATGCTGGGTAA